In Nicotiana tabacum cultivar K326 chromosome 11, ASM71507v2, whole genome shotgun sequence, a single window of DNA contains:
- the LOC107790367 gene encoding uncharacterized protein LOC107790367 → MSSPTPGYPPLNPSQLIQTITTLLSSSKSLPKSTLKSYLPHLTFPIIHSILSSPTLSSHPTTLFSFFQWSQSHIPSLSTHPLPFPALPPLLSSLLSHRKFKIAKSLLLNFIPSDHPQHLLHRHLLHPISSFPQPSRDLLDTAIGSYCQCEQPHLALQIFKKMKRLRMCPNLLTFNTLINALVKYPSTHSVDLCNELFNDVLKLGLAPNTNTFNILIRGYCLVYKFKDANGLLNRMSEFGCVPDNVSYNTLLDGLCKKGRLNDVRDLLLDMKGKGLVPNKNTYNILVHGYCKMGWLKDAAQVVELMTQNNTLPDLWTYNMLIDGLCNEGRIDDAFKLRDEMVGLKLLPDVKTYNTLINGCLDNKRSSEAFDLLEEMNKKGIKCDEFTYNTLIKWYCKEGKVEKARAVIQRMEEGGLCPDCVSYNTLISAYCKAGNLPEVLRIMKRMGEKGLKMDNFSLNTMLHTLCQERKLDEAYELLSGAHTRGYLVDAVSYGTLIAGYFRCGNMERALKLWDEMKEREVIPTIITYNIIIGGLCKSGKTQLAIAKLNELLEKGIVPNEITYNTIIHGYCWEGNIEKAFQFHNKMVENSFKPDVYTCNILLRGLCREGMLEKAIKLFNTWIDKGKTIDVVTYNTLITALCKDQRLEDALGLVAEMEEKNVQRDKYTHNAIIGALTDAGRLKEAEEFLSNMTERERPSEQRPQMDNREHELTAESSHELDPSSTAYSQQIDELCAEGRYKDAMLIYTELTQRGIVLQKSTYFTLIKGLIKRRKSVSKTG, encoded by the coding sequence ATGAGTTCCCCAACTCCAGGATATCCTCCATTGAATCCTTCTCAACTAATCCAAACAATCACCACTCTTCTCTCTTCCTCCAAATCCCTCCCCAAATCCACTCTCAAATCCTACCTCCCTCACCTCACCTTTCCCATTATCCACTCCATTCTCTCCTCCCCTACCCTCTCTTCTCACCCCACCACCCTCTTCTCCTTCTTCCAATGGTCTCAATCCCACATACCCTCTCTCTCCACCCACCCCCTCCCTTTCCCTGCCCTCCCCCCTCTCTTATCCTCCCTCTTATCCCATCGCAAGTTCAAGATTGCCAAATCCCTTCTCCTTAACTTTATCCCTTCTGATCACCCCCAACACCTTCTCCACCGCCACCTCCTTCACCCCATTTCCTCTTTCCCTCAACCCTCAAGGGATTTGTTGGATACTGCTATTGGTTCTTATTGCCAGTGTGAACAACCCCATCTTGCTCTTCagattttcaagaaaatgaaaCGCCTTCGAATGTGCCCGAATTTGCTGACTTTTAATACTTTGATTAATGCATTGGTAAAGTACCCTTCTACTCACTCTGTTGATTTGTGTAATGAGCTGTTCAATGATGTGCTTAAGCTTGGTTTGGCTCCGAATACGAATACTTTCAATATTTTGATTAGAGGGTATTGTTTAGTTTACAAGTTTAAGGATGCTAATGGCTTGTTGAATAGAATGAGTGAGTTTGGTTGCGTGCCAGATAATGTGAGTTATAATACTTTATTGGATGGATTGTGCAAGAAAGGTAGGTTGAATGATGTTAGGGATTTGTTATTGGATATGAAGGGTAAAGGTCTCGTGCCAAACAAGAATACGTATAATATTTTGGTACATGGTTATTGTAAAATGGGGTGGTTGAAGGACGCTGCTCAGGTCGTCGAGCTGATGACTCAGAACAATACATTGCCTGATCTTTGGACATATAATATGTTGATTGATGGTCTGTGTAATGAAGGAAGGATCGATGATGCCTTTAAGCTTCGGGATGAGATGGTAGGGTTGAAATTGTTGCCTGATGTGAAAACTTATAACACCTTGATTAATGGGTGTCTTGATAATAAGAGAAGTTCAGAGGCCTTTGATCTGCTTGAAGAAATGAATAAGAAAGGGATCAAATGTGATGAATTTACTTATAATACATTAATTAAATGGTATTGCAAGGAAGGGAAGGTGGAAAAAGCTCGAGCGGTGATTCAAAGGATGGAGGAAGGTGGTTTATGTCCAGATTGCGTTTCCTACAATACTTTGATAAGTGCATACTGTAAAGCAGGAAATCTACCAGAGGTTTTGAGGATAATGAAACGAATGGGTGAAAAAGGTTTGAAAATGGATAATTTTTCTCTCAATACAATGCTTCATACTCTTTGTCAAGAAAGGAAGCTTGATGAGGCCTACGAGTTGCTCTCTGGTGCTCATACCAGGGGTTATCTTGTCGATGCAGTAAGTTATGGCACTCTTATTGCTGGGTACTTTAGGTGTGGAAATATGGAAAGAGCTCTTAAGCTTTGGGATGAGATGAAAGAGAGAGAGGTAATTCCCACTATTATCACATACAACATCATAATTGGAGGGCTCTGTAAATCAGGTAAAACTCAGCTGGCAATCGCTAAACTGAACGAACTTTTAGAGAAGGGCATAGTGCCTAATGAAATAACATACAATACTATTATTCATGGATACTGCTGGGAGGGGAACATTGAGAAAGCATTTCAATTTCACAACAAAATGGTTGAGAATTCTTTTAAGCCTGATGTATATACGTGCAACATTCTTCTTCGGGGACTTTGTAGGGAAGGCATGCTTGAAAAAGCCATTAAGCTATTTAATACGTGGATTGATAAAGGGAAGACCATTGATGTAGTAACTTATAACACCTTGATTACGGCTCTTTGTAAAGATCAAAGACTTGAGGATGCTCTAGGCCTTGTTGCTGAAATGGAAGAGAAAAATGTCCAACGTGATAAGTACACACATAATGCTATTATTGGTGCACTTACTGATGCTGGAAGGCTTAAGGAAGCAGAAGAATTTTTGTCAAATATGACAGAGAGAGAAAGACCATCTGAACAGCGGCCACAAATGGATAACAGGGAACATGAACTCACAGCTGAATCTTCACATGAACTAGATCCAAGTTCAACTGCTTATTCACAGCAGATTGATGAGCTTTGTGCAGAGGGAAGATATAAAGATGCGATGCTTATCTATACAGAACTTACTCAGAGAGGTATTGTTCTACAGAAGTCTACTTATTTCACTCTGATAAAA